One window from the genome of Fulvivirga lutea encodes:
- the holA gene encoding DNA polymerase III subunit delta, whose protein sequence is MSTTPEAVLSDLKSGKIAPVYFLQGEETFYIDQISDYIENNILTESEKGFNQTIVYGRDANVSTILNHARRFPMMSERQVVIVKEAQSISDINREEGSKMLLDYLNNPVPSTVLVFCHKNKTLDKRKALGKSIDKLSVNVVTKKIYDDKLPAWIESHVSSKGYKISHKAVRMLADSIGTNLERVSNEVDKIAINLSDGAEISEELVQKYVGISKDYNVFELQKALAAKDVLKANKIVNYFEANSKKNPIIPIVAVLFSFYGKLLIAVSQKDKSLNGVANALNMNSFFAKDFHQASGLYSLPQVVRNIHQLRLADLQLKGVNSTGSVSDGQILKELIFRLLH, encoded by the coding sequence ATGAGCACAACTCCTGAGGCAGTACTTTCAGATTTAAAGTCAGGAAAAATAGCACCAGTATATTTTCTCCAAGGTGAAGAAACCTTCTATATTGATCAGATTTCAGATTACATTGAAAATAATATTCTTACAGAGTCTGAAAAAGGTTTTAATCAAACCATAGTGTACGGCAGAGATGCGAATGTGAGCACCATCCTCAACCACGCCAGGCGGTTTCCTATGATGTCAGAAAGGCAAGTGGTTATAGTGAAAGAAGCTCAAAGCATAAGCGATATCAATAGGGAAGAAGGCTCAAAAATGTTGCTCGACTATTTAAATAACCCAGTACCGTCAACGGTATTGGTTTTCTGTCACAAAAATAAAACGTTGGATAAGAGAAAAGCGCTTGGTAAGTCTATTGATAAACTTTCAGTGAATGTTGTAACTAAAAAGATTTATGACGATAAGCTTCCTGCGTGGATAGAGAGTCATGTTTCAAGTAAGGGTTACAAAATAAGTCATAAGGCAGTGCGTATGCTGGCAGACTCTATCGGAACTAATCTGGAACGCGTTTCTAATGAAGTAGATAAAATAGCCATCAATCTATCTGATGGAGCAGAAATAAGTGAGGAGCTTGTACAGAAATATGTAGGTATTAGTAAGGATTACAATGTTTTTGAGCTTCAAAAAGCATTGGCCGCTAAAGATGTGTTAAAGGCGAATAAAATTGTTAACTATTTCGAAGCTAACTCTAAAAAGAATCCTATCATCCCAATTGTAGCAGTGTTATTTAGTTTTTACGGTAAGCTTTTGATAGCTGTTTCACAAAAGGATAAATCGCTTAATGGCGTGGCCAATGCGCTAAACATGAATTCGTTTTTTGCTAAAGATTTTCATCAAGCCTCTGGGCTGTATAGTTTACCTCAGGTGGTCAGAAATATACATCAACTAAGACTAGCCGACTTACAATTGAAAGGTGTAAATAGTACTGGCTCTGTATCTGACGGACAGATTTTGAAAGAACTTATTTTTCGATTGTTGCACTAG
- a CDS encoding rhomboid family intramembrane serine protease — translation MFEKRTLIGSSILPIRFVFFMWLLFALEFVYGFDLSLFGIIPRNIYGLIGVITSPYIHAGPIHLISNTFPLLFLSITLFYNYPRIARPVFYGCYLITNLLVWLLGRPYPHIGASGLVYGLATFAILFGLLRRDVRSIMISGVVLLLYGSIYYGVLPGDERVSWESHLFGTIVGMILAGYYSQEKKV, via the coding sequence ATGTTTGAAAAACGAACGTTAATCGGAAGCTCTATATTACCGATTAGGTTCGTTTTTTTTATGTGGCTGCTTTTTGCATTAGAGTTTGTCTATGGCTTTGATTTGAGCCTTTTTGGTATCATTCCAAGAAATATATACGGTTTAATTGGTGTAATAACATCGCCTTATATTCATGCCGGACCTATACATCTCATATCAAATACCTTCCCACTACTATTTCTGAGCATTACACTGTTCTATAACTATCCTAGAATAGCTCGACCTGTATTTTATGGTTGCTATCTGATTACAAATCTATTGGTGTGGCTATTAGGCAGGCCATATCCGCACATAGGGGCAAGTGGATTAGTATATGGCTTAGCCACATTTGCCATACTTTTTGGTTTATTAAGAAGAGATGTACGCTCTATTATGATATCTGGCGTTGTATTGCTTCTATACGGCTCTATTTATTATGGAGTATTACCAGGAGATGAAAGAGTGTCGTGGGAGTCTCATTTATTTGGCACTATAGTAGGAATGATTTTGGCTGGCTATTACTCTCAAGAAAAGAAGGTATAA
- a CDS encoding sigma-54-dependent transcriptional regulator, with amino-acid sequence MYEKEPVKIFVVEDDQAYTKFLQYVLSLNPDYEVSTFENGKTAIDSLYLKPNIITLDYTLPDMAGEDVLKEIQRVDPNIPVIIISAQEKIGTAVELLKSGAYDYIIKDEDTKDRLLNTINNARKNISLTKQIDHLRQEITEKYEFDNSIIGNSSALKKVFSLLEKAVKTNITVSITGETGTGKELAAKAIHYNSKRKKESFVAVNIAAIPKDLMESELFGYEKGAFTGANTRRIGKFEEAEGGTIFLDEIGEMDLNLQAKLLRVIQERELSRIGGNEVIKLDFRLIVATHRDLAQMVKDGAFREDLYYRLLGLPIHLPPLRERDRDIILLSKFFMEQFAKENDLSTLTLSHDAQTKLLGYPFPGNIRELKSIIELSAVMANNNEITADDITFNSLTKESNFLFEEMTLKDYTFKILRHYLDKYDNNVLQVADKLDIGKSTIYRYLKEMEEEAM; translated from the coding sequence ATGTACGAAAAGGAACCTGTCAAAATATTTGTAGTTGAAGATGATCAGGCCTATACCAAATTTTTACAATACGTATTGAGCTTGAATCCTGACTATGAAGTAAGCACATTTGAAAATGGTAAAACTGCCATTGATAGTTTATATCTAAAACCAAACATAATAACGCTGGATTACACCTTGCCTGACATGGCTGGTGAAGATGTACTCAAGGAAATACAACGAGTTGATCCTAATATTCCGGTAATTATCATATCTGCTCAGGAAAAAATAGGTACAGCCGTGGAGCTACTTAAAAGTGGCGCTTATGATTACATAATCAAAGATGAGGATACTAAGGATAGGCTGTTAAATACAATAAACAACGCCCGAAAGAATATCTCCCTCACTAAACAGATAGATCATTTACGGCAAGAGATTACTGAGAAGTACGAATTCGATAATAGCATTATTGGCAATAGCAGTGCACTTAAAAAGGTATTTTCTCTACTTGAAAAAGCTGTAAAAACAAACATAACAGTATCTATAACTGGCGAAACTGGTACTGGTAAGGAATTAGCGGCTAAAGCGATCCATTACAATTCTAAAAGAAAGAAAGAATCGTTTGTTGCGGTAAACATTGCTGCCATACCAAAGGATTTAATGGAGAGCGAGTTATTCGGATACGAAAAGGGAGCATTTACAGGGGCGAATACCAGAAGAATTGGAAAGTTTGAAGAAGCTGAAGGTGGCACCATTTTCTTGGATGAAATTGGAGAAATGGATCTTAATCTTCAGGCTAAATTATTGAGGGTGATTCAAGAGAGAGAACTGTCAAGGATTGGTGGCAATGAAGTTATAAAATTGGATTTCAGGCTTATAGTTGCCACTCACAGAGACTTGGCACAAATGGTTAAAGATGGGGCGTTCAGAGAAGATCTCTATTATAGATTATTAGGCCTGCCTATTCACCTTCCTCCCCTACGCGAGCGTGATAGAGACATCATTCTTCTCAGCAAGTTTTTTATGGAGCAATTCGCTAAAGAAAATGACTTATCAACTCTTACCTTAAGCCACGATGCTCAAACTAAGTTACTTGGTTATCCTTTTCCAGGAAATATTCGTGAGCTTAAATCAATTATTGAATTGTCAGCCGTAATGGCTAATAACAATGAAATAACAGCAGATGATATTACATTCAATAGTCTTACAAAAGAATCAAATTTCCTTTTTGAAGAAATGACTCTTAAAGACTATACGTTTAAAATCCTTAGGCATTATTTAGATAAGTACGATAACAATGTGCTGCAAGTAGCAGATAAGTTAGATATTGGTAAGTCCACGATTTACCGCTATTTAAAAGAAATGGAAGAAGAGGCCATGTAA